Genomic segment of Phreatobacter oligotrophus:
GGGAGAGCTTCGACCGCATCGTCGCATCCCTGCGTTCGCTCGAGCCGGACGAGACCTTGCTCATCCAGTCCGGCAAGCCGGTCGGCATCTTCCGCACCCATGCCGATGCGCCGCGGGTGCTGCTGGCCAATTCCAACCTCGTCCCGGGCTGGGCGACCTGGGACCATTTCCATCACCTCGATAAGCTCGGGCTGATGATGTACGGCCAGATGACCGCCGGCTCGTGGATCTATATCGGCAGCCAGGGCATCGTTCAGGGCACCTACGAGACCTTCGCCGAGGTGGCGCGCCAGCATTTCGGCGGCTCGCTCAAGGGCAAGTGGATCCTCACCGGCGGCCTCGGCGGCATGGGCGGCGCCCAGCCGCTCGCCGCCACCATGGCCGGCGCGTCGATGATCGCGGTGGAATGCCAGCCGAGCCGCATCGAGATGCGCCTGAAGACCCGCTATCTCGACGCCGAGGCGCGCAGCATCGACGAGGCGCTGGAGATCGTCGACCGCTCGCACAAGGCCGGCAAGCCGATCTCGGTCGGCCTCCTCGGCAATGCCGCCGAGATCTTCCCCGAAATGGTCCGCCGCGGCATCCGCCCGGACGTCGTCACCGACCAGACCTCGGCCCATGACCCGCTCAACGGCTACCTGCCGGCGGGCTGGAGCCTCGCCCAGTGGGAAGAGGCGCGCGAGCGCAATCCGAAGGCGGTCGAGGCGGCGGCGAAGGAGTCCATGGCGACCCATGTGCGCGCCATGCTCGACTTCCACCGCATGGGCGTGCCGACGCTCGATTACGGCAACAACATCCGCCAGATGGCGAAGGACATGGGCGTGGCGGACGCCTTCGACTTCCCCGGCTTCGTCCCGGCCTATATCCGCCCGCTCTTCTGCCGCGGCATCGGTCCGTTCCGCTGGGCCTCGCTCACCGGCAACCCGGAGGACATCGCCAGGACCGACGCCAAGGTGA
This window contains:
- the hutU gene encoding urocanate hydratase, producing the protein MATRLDNSRLIRAPHGMAMTAKTWGAEAALRMLMNNLDPEVAERPNELVVYGGIGRAARDWESFDRIVASLRSLEPDETLLIQSGKPVGIFRTHADAPRVLLANSNLVPGWATWDHFHHLDKLGLMMYGQMTAGSWIYIGSQGIVQGTYETFAEVARQHFGGSLKGKWILTGGLGGMGGAQPLAATMAGASMIAVECQPSRIEMRLKTRYLDAEARSIDEALEIVDRSHKAGKPISVGLLGNAAEIFPEMVRRGIRPDVVTDQTSAHDPLNGYLPAGWSLAQWEEARERNPKAVEAAAKESMATHVRAMLDFHRMGVPTLDYGNNIRQMAKDMGVADAFDFPGFVPAYIRPLFCRGIGPFRWASLTGNPEDIARTDAKVKELIPNDPHLRTWLDMAKERIQFQGLPARICWVGLGDRHRLGLAFNEMVAKGEIGPIVIGRDHLDSGSVASPNRETEAMKDGSDAVSDWPLLNALLNTASGATWVSLHHGGGVGMGYSQHSGVVIVADGTPEAAARLGRVLWNDPGTGVMRHADAGYDIAIDCAREKGLKLPALGIGV